One region of uncultured Sulfurimonas sp. genomic DNA includes:
- a CDS encoding DMT family transporter — protein sequence MNRIKNLNNGVKYMLIASFSFAIMGAFVKLASEHMSSLEVVFFRNLFGVLLIGYTIYKTPMTHKGGKPFLLFFRGFMGFSALLAYFYNIANIPLGDAVTYSKTAPIFTAIFAWFFLKEKLSASAWLAIFLGFGGILLIAQPSAMGFTKYDLLGIFSGVGAALAYTSVRELRNYYDTRAIVLSFTLVGTIGPIFLFFLSEYIEMQELDFMLGRFVMPSGIVWIYVIGLGLLGTLSQYYMTKAYGETKAGIVGAVSYTNIVFAIFVGVILGDALPSFVTASGIALIVMAGIMVARAK from the coding sequence ATGAATAGAATTAAGAACTTAAATAATGGCGTAAAATATATGCTAATAGCGTCCTTTAGTTTCGCAATAATGGGTGCTTTTGTAAAGTTAGCATCTGAGCATATGTCATCCTTAGAAGTTGTGTTTTTTAGAAATCTTTTTGGCGTTTTACTTATTGGATATACTATATATAAAACTCCTATGACGCATAAAGGTGGAAAACCATTTCTACTATTTTTCCGTGGTTTTATGGGTTTTTCGGCACTTCTTGCTTACTTTTATAATATCGCAAATATTCCTCTAGGAGATGCTGTAACATACAGTAAAACCGCTCCTATATTTACCGCAATTTTTGCTTGGTTTTTTTTAAAAGAGAAGTTGTCTGCATCTGCATGGTTGGCAATTTTTTTAGGTTTTGGCGGGATTTTGCTTATCGCTCAGCCGAGTGCTATGGGCTTTACAAAGTATGATTTGCTTGGGATATTTAGCGGAGTCGGAGCGGCCTTAGCTTATACTTCTGTTAGAGAACTTAGAAACTATTATGACACAAGAGCCATAGTTCTCTCTTTTACACTTGTTGGAACAATAGGACCGATATTTTTGTTTTTTTTATCTGAGTACATTGAGATGCAAGAGCTTGATTTTATGCTCGGACGTTTTGTGATGCCAAGTGGAATAGTTTGGATTTATGTTATAGGGCTAGGACTTTTGGGAACTCTCTCTCAATACTATATGACAAAAGCGTATGGAGAAACAAAGGCTGGAATAGTTGGAGCTGTTAGTTATACAAACATTGTTTTTGCTATTTTTGTGGGTGTAATTTTAGGAGATGCTTTGCCGAGTTTTGTAACTGCATCTGGTATCGCACTTATTGTAATGGCAGGGATTATGGTAGCTAGGGCTAAGTAG
- a CDS encoding cytochrome C, translated as MISLKKSIIILATVINVYASDYGSLLFHGNCITCHDEMKDVSAPSMMKVRENYLRAFPKKDDFVAYMSTWVKEPKKETSIMLDAVKKYELMPYLHYDIESLEEIASFIYDTDFSKKHKGHKY; from the coding sequence ATGATTTCTTTAAAAAAATCAATCATAATATTAGCTACTGTTATTAATGTTTACGCAAGTGATTATGGTTCACTTTTATTTCATGGAAACTGCATAACTTGTCACGATGAGATGAAAGATGTATCTGCACCCTCTATGATGAAAGTTAGAGAAAATTATCTTAGAGCATTTCCTAAAAAAGATGATTTTGTAGCTTATATGTCAACATGGGTTAAAGAGCCTAAAAAAGAGACCTCTATCATGCTAGATGCCGTAAAAAAATACGAACTTATGCCTTATCTTCACTATGATATAGAGTCTTTAGAAGAGATAGCTTCTTTTATATACGACACAGATTTTTCTAAAAAGCACAAGGGACATAAGTACTAA
- a CDS encoding LPP20 family lipoprotein, translating to MIKTLSSIALAGFVAATITGCGGAAPEPKQEEFDNRCKIENVLAPQWACVPMVEGAYAGVGVAPKSAAGMGHMRRVALANGRSDLAQQIKSQVKDKIETFTRTTGVAEGETVDQVNTAVSKQIAKVDLQGSKGVDMWTAPSGSIYMLVTVPEATVNGEVKAAVKTSFKNDQALWQQFQAKNALEGLDKEFPTE from the coding sequence ATGATCAAAACTTTATCGTCAATAGCATTAGCAGGTTTCGTAGCTGCAACAATTACAGGATGTGGTGGTGCAGCGCCAGAACCAAAGCAAGAAGAGTTTGACAATCGTTGTAAAATAGAGAATGTACTAGCTCCACAATGGGCTTGTGTTCCTATGGTTGAGGGTGCTTATGCTGGTGTTGGTGTAGCTCCAAAAAGTGCTGCTGGTATGGGTCATATGAGAAGAGTTGCTTTAGCTAATGGTCGTTCAGATTTAGCTCAACAAATCAAATCTCAAGTAAAAGACAAAATCGAAACTTTCACTCGTACAACTGGTGTTGCTGAGGGTGAAACTGTAGATCAAGTGAATACTGCTGTTTCTAAACAAATCGCAAAAGTTGATCTTCAAGGTTCAAAAGGTGTTGATATGTGGACTGCACCATCAGGTTCTATTTATATGCTAGTTACAGTTCCTGAAGCTACTGTAAATGGTGAAGTTAAAGCTGCAGTTAAGACAAGCTTTAAAAATGACCAAGCTTTATGGCAACAATTTCAAGCTAAAAATGCTTTAGAGGGTCTAGACAAAGAGTTCCCAACTGAATAA
- a CDS encoding phosphoribosyltransferase family protein, whose amino-acid sequence MKYYAYEDFRIDTKKLLLNVKEFKPQVIVGIARGGLTLSHAIAEGLDIREVQTIRTELYDKTTKRQNISIFGDCNFENISRVLVVDDIADSGDTLKAVMSHFASKHPNIEFCSATLFYKKSSVYEPTFWINEADDWIDFFWERDF is encoded by the coding sequence ATGAAATATTATGCTTATGAAGATTTTAGAATCGATACAAAAAAACTTTTATTAAATGTAAAAGAGTTTAAACCGCAAGTGATAGTTGGTATTGCTAGAGGAGGGCTTACACTCTCTCATGCTATAGCTGAAGGCTTAGATATACGAGAAGTTCAAACAATAAGAACTGAGTTATATGATAAAACTACAAAAAGGCAAAATATTAGTATCTTTGGTGATTGTAATTTTGAAAATATTTCTAGAGTTTTAGTTGTTGATGATATCGCAGATAGTGGAGATACACTAAAAGCGGTTATGTCACATTTTGCATCCAAGCATCCAAACATAGAGTTTTGTTCGGCTACACTCTTTTACAAAAAAAGTTCAGTTTACGAGCCAACTTTTTGGATAAATGAAGCAGATGACTGGATAGATTTTTTTTGGGAAAGAGATTTTTAG
- a CDS encoding DnaJ domain-containing protein gives MGNLILLIILGGVFYWIFKSYSKYTEYSQAAFKNFSISKESLKNSELGLFVALVAKVAKADGKVDALEAELVGIMFDDISNIFPEPQKTKDILKEIFNEEKDRTNNIQDIANALSRATKRDKAKQQQFMGFLIQLAFVDGEVSKSEELVLQTIASELEFDPDAYHAIFDQFEKMMSNIQPKANISDAYKLLGVSENDDMNTIKKAYRKLIREYHPDIIKSQGKGEAYMKEATEKTQEINQAYEMIKKSK, from the coding sequence ATGGGCAATTTAATACTACTGATTATACTTGGTGGGGTTTTTTATTGGATATTTAAAAGTTATTCTAAATACACAGAGTACTCACAAGCTGCTTTTAAAAACTTCTCAATTTCAAAAGAGTCACTAAAAAATAGTGAGCTTGGTCTATTTGTAGCTTTAGTTGCAAAAGTAGCAAAAGCAGATGGAAAAGTAGACGCCCTTGAAGCTGAACTTGTTGGCATTATGTTTGATGATATTTCAAATATTTTTCCAGAGCCACAAAAAACAAAAGATATCTTAAAAGAGATATTTAACGAAGAAAAAGATAGAACAAACAATATTCAAGATATTGCAAACGCGCTTAGTCGTGCCACAAAAAGAGATAAAGCTAAGCAACAGCAATTTATGGGATTTTTAATCCAATTAGCTTTTGTTGATGGAGAGGTGTCTAAAAGTGAAGAGCTAGTTCTTCAAACTATAGCATCTGAGCTTGAGTTTGATCCAGATGCTTATCATGCTATTTTTGATCAGTTTGAAAAAATGATGAGCAACATTCAACCAAAAGCAAACATCTCAGATGCATATAAACTTTTAGGTGTGAGTGAAAATGACGATATGAATACTATAAAAAAAGCTTATAGAAAACTCATACGTGAATACCACCCTGATATTATAAAATCTCAAGGAAAAGGCGAAGCATACATGAAAGAAGCCACAGAAAAAACACAAGAGATAAACCAAGCCTATGAAATGATAAAGAAGTCAAAATGA